The proteins below are encoded in one region of Triticum aestivum cultivar Chinese Spring chromosome 1B, IWGSC CS RefSeq v2.1, whole genome shotgun sequence:
- the LOC123126778 gene encoding urea-proton symporter DUR3, giving the protein MSGGGRVVCPPPELSFGGQYYSVVDGVCSRDESFFGGKPVLTQAVGYAVVLGFGAFFALFTSFLVWLEKRYVGGSQLQTSEWFNTAGRSVKTGLIASVIVSQWTWAATILQSSNVAWQYGVSGPFWYASGATVQVLLFGIMAIEIKRKAPNAHTVCEIVRARWGARAHLVFLTFCLATNVIVTAMLLLGGSAVVHALTGVNVYAASFLIPLGVIVYTLAGGLKATFLASYIHSVVVHAVLLVFVFLVYTSSSSLGSPKVVYERLLVVASAARDCSGDLSRSGQSCGPVHGNLKGSYLTMLSSGGLVFGIINIVGNFGTVFVDNGYWMSAIAARPSSTHKGYLLGGLVWFAVPFSLATSLGLGALALDLPITAAEAAKGLVPPATATALMGKPGSVLLLTMLFMAVTSAGSAELVAVSSLFTYDIYRTYVNPGASGKQILLVSRAVILAFGCSMGVLAVVLNLVGVSLGWMYLAMGVLVGSAVIPIALLLLWSKANAFGAMLGTISGCVLGVIVWLTVAKVQYGRVNLDTTGRNAPMLAGNLVSILVGGAVHGVCSLVSPQNYDWESCRRITTVESVAAEDDDELQEAKLMHAKRWIVKWGLVFTVVIVVLWPALSVPAGRFSLGYFTLWAAIAIAWGTVGSAVIILMPLVESWDTISMVCAGMLTNDIVYQRLDDVNLRLRAIMGAMPEAEKRYQQLQRKDEVEMHPAGTHPADDSDHLLEN; this is encoded by the exons ATGTCGGGCGGTGGCCGCGTGGTGTGTCCGCCGCCGGAGTTGAGTTTCGGCGGGCAGTACTACTCGGTGGTGGACGGGGTCTGCAGCCGCGACGAGAGCTTCTTCGGCGGGAAGCCGGTGCTGACGCAGGCCGTCGGGTACGCCGTCGTCCTCGGCTTCGGCGCTTTCTTCGCGCTCTTCACTTCCTTCCTG GTGTGGTTGGAGAAACGTTACGTGGGTGGGTCGCAGCTGCAGACGTCGGAGTGGTTCAACACCGCCGGCCGGAGCGTGAAGACCGGGCTGATCGCCAGCGTGATCGTGTCGCAGTGGACATGGGCGGCGACCATCCTGCAGAGCTCCAACGTGGCGTGGCAGTACGGCGTGAGCGGGCCCTTCTGGTACGCCAGCGGCGCCACCGTGCAGGTGCTCCTCTTCGGGATCATGGCCATCGAGATCAAGCGCAAGGCGCCCAACGCGCACACCGTCTGCGAGATCGTCAGGGCCCGGTGGGGTGCCCGCGCGCACCTCGTCTTCCTCACCTTCTGCCTCGCCACCAACGTCATCGTCACCGCCATGCTGCTGCTCGGCGGCTCTGCCGTCGTGCACGCGCTCACGGGCGTCAACGTCTACGCCGCCAGCTTCCTCATCCCGCTCGGCGTCATCGTGTACACGCTCGCCGGCGGGCTCAAGGCCACTTTCCTCgccagctacatccactccgtcgTCGTGCACGCCGTgctcctcgtcttcgtcttcctcgtcTACACCTCCAGCAGCAGCCTCGGCAGCCCCAAGGTGGTGTACGAGCGcctcctggtcgtcgccagcgcCGCCAGGGACTGCTCCGGCGACCTCTCGCGCTCTGGTCAGTCTTGCGGACCCGTCCATGGCAACCTCAAGGGTTCCTACCTCACCATGCTCAGCTCCGGCGGCCTCGTGTTCGGCATCATCAACATCGTCGGCAATTTCGGCACCGTCTTCGTCGACAAC GGGTACTGGATGAGCGCGATCGCCGCTAGGCCGTCGTCGACGCACAAGGGTTACCTGCTGGGCGGCCTGGTGTGGTTCGCAGTGCCATTCTCGCTGGCAACATCGCTCGGCCTCGGCGCGCTCGCCCTCGACCTCCCTATCACCGCGGCGGAGGCGGCAAAGGGCCTCGTCCCGCCGGCCACCGCCACCGCGCTCATGGGCAAGCCTGgctccgtcctcctcctcaccaTGCTTTTCATGGCCGTCACCTCCGCGGGCTCCGCAGAGCTCGTTGCCGTCTCCTCCCTCTTCACCTACGACATCTACCGCACCTACGTCAACCCTGGCGCTTCCGGTAAGCAGATCCTCCTCGTGTCCAGGGCCGTCATCCTCGCCTTCGGATGCTCCATGGGCGTCCTGGCCGTCGTCCTCAACCTCGTGGGCGTGTCCCTCGGGTGGATGTACCTGGCCATGGGCGTCCTCGTGGGCTCCGCCGTCATCCCCATCGCTCTGCTGCTGCTCTGGAGCAAGGCCAACGCCTTCGGCGCCATGCTCGGCACCATCAGCGGTTGCGTCCTCGGCGTGATCGTCTGGCTCACGGTGGCCAAGGTGCAGTACGGCCGCGTCAACCTGGACACCACCGGCCGGAACGCGCCCATGCTGGCGGGCAACCTGGTGTCCATACTGGTGGGCGGGGCCGTGCACGGCGTGTGCAGCCTGGTGTCGCCGCAGAACTACGACTGGGAGAGCTGCAGACGGATCACCACGGTGGAGAGCGtggccgccgaagacgacgacgagctcCAGGAGGCGAAGCTCATGCACGCCAAGCGGTGGATCGTCAAGTGGGGCCTGGTGTTCACGGTCGTGATCGTGGTGCTGTGGCCGGCGCTGTCGGTGCCGGCGGGGAGGTTCAGCCTGGGGTACTTCACGCTGTGGGCGGCGATCGCGATCGCGTGGGGGACGGTGGGCTCGGCGGTGATCATCCTGATGCCGCTGGTGGAGAGCTGGGACACCATCAGCATGGTGTGCGCGGGGATGTTAACCAACGACATCGTGTACCAGCGCCTGGACGACGTGAACCTGCGGCTGAGGGCCATCATGGGGGCCATGCCCGAGGCCGAGAAGCGCTACCAGCAGCTGCAGCGGAAGGATGAGGTGGAGATGCACCCCGCCGGCACCCACCCGGCCGACGACAGCGACCACCTTTTGGAGAACTAG